TACGTTCCACGGGTCCTCGATGATCGCGGTTTGGACTACGCGGGAGTTACGGCGTTGCAGCCGAACATCGTCATGACTCGAATGCCTGCCTGGGGTTCCACTGGACCCTGGCGTGGTCAACCTGGGCTCACGTTCACCGTCAATGCGGCATCAAGCGTCAGTTGGATGTCCGGGTACGAAGACGGCGAACCACTCTTGACCGGAACGGTTTTCGATCCAATCGCGGCTGTCACCGCGACGGTTGGTACCCTGGCGGCGCTATGGCGCCGTTTTCGCACCGGACGTGGCGCGCACCTTGAGGTCGCGTTGTGCGATGTGGCCCTCCAGGTCTCCGCGCTGCAGATCGCAGCCGGCTCCACGGGCCGGAAGCCCATCCGATCCGGAAACAGACGCAACGGGATCGCTCCGCAGGGCGTGTACCAATCCGCAGACAACCGGTGGGTGGCGATCAGCGCGATCTCGGATAGGCAGTGGGACGCCCTCGCAGGAGCACCAGGAATGCCGGAGCGGGCGCTCGACGCGGATCTGCGCACTCTCGACGAAAGAGTCAGCCGCCACGACGAACTCGACGAGATGCTCACCGTGATGTGCTCGGGGCAGGAAGCAGCGACATTGGTCGACGTATTGCGGGGCCGCGGCGTTCCCGCCGCCACGGTAGAGATCGGCACCGGTCTGATCGACCATCCGCAATTGCTCGCGCGGCAACGCGTCTTCGCGGCCGATCACCCCGTGGCGGGACGTGCCCGCTACATCGGCCTGCCCGCCCGGTTCGGACATGCTCCCGCCGCATCCGCCGATAGACCAGCACCCCTCTTCGGCGAACATTCCCGAGAGATGCTCGCCGAACTCGGGTTCAGCATCGATGAGATCGACGCGTGGGACGCCGATGGAGCCCTTGCCCGCTCCCCCTTCGGACTTCCGTTCGCACAGCCTTCGCACCAGCCGCAGCAATGACATCCGAGCCGAGCGGAACATGTCCTCCCCCTGGCGCCTCCAGTCAAGTTGGCGGCGCGACGACGACACTGGGTTGAGCTCAATTACTCTGCTCGTCAACACGTTTGGGAGACCACCTGCGGACGGCCATGATGCAAACGGTTGAGTCGCCCAAGGACATCTTCAACGGATCTGAGCAGGCCCAACGCATCACGATTGGGCACACGACGGGACGAACCGTCGGTTAAGGCAGTTGCTCGGTCTGGCGACGCCCGCGACGGCGCCCACGAGCATGGGCGTGTTTACTCCTCCGGACTGACTGGCAGCCAACGTTCCCGGGACACGATGTTGGTCGCCGCATCGGCAGACAGGCGGCCGGCGCTGTGCCGCACGGCTCCCTCGATTTTGGCGAAGTCCGCCGTGCCCGAGGGGAAACTGACCGACAGCGCTGCCACGACCCGGGGCGAACCAGGGTGGACCAGGATGGGTGCCGCGATGCACGCCACCCCGAGTCGAGCCTCGCCGTCGGCGTAGGCAAGACCGTTGGCGCGGGTGCGGCGGAGCTGAACCAGCAGATCGTCGACGTCGCTCACAGAGCGCGGTGTCATTCGAGGGAGTCCGAGCGATAGCCGTGCCCGCAGCTGCTCCGGGTCGTCATGGGCCAGTAACGCTTTGCCCAAAGCCGTACAGGTGGCCGGCCAACGGCTGCCGATTTCCGACGGCTCGGCGGCAGGACCGCGCGGCGAGAGCTTCTCCACGCATACGACGTCGAGACCGCGAAGGATACCGAGGCGGACAGGGTGCCGCGTGTAGTTCAACAGGGCACTGAGATGGGGTGCGGCGAGCTCCCGCAGACCCGCAACGGGTGTCGTTGCACTCAGCTTGAGTAGCGAGACACCGAGCCGGTATCCGTGGCCGGATTGCTCGACGACATCCAGCTCGATGAGTCTGGCCAGTAACCGATGGACGGTCGACTTCGGGAGGTCCGACGCGCGAGCCAACTCGCTGAGAGTCATGACCCTCGCGGTTTGGTTGAAAGCGCGCAGCAGTTCGAAGGCCTTCGACAAGATCGACGGTGAATCGTGCACCGACGGATGCATCGTCGTCGTCGAATAATCCATGTTGGTTGCTCCTTTCGGGTGCGATCCGCTGTGATCGTCACCACTTGAATGCGAGCGTACGTCGTGGAGCTGTCAACCAACAGGCTCGACGTAATTGCCACGAAATCGGTGTGTCGATGATCGAGATTCGCACGACGTCCTCAACGCGGTGCCCGGCCAGTTCCGATGCAACGGGTTCCAGCCAACGGCAAACCCCCTTGTCCAGGGCACCAACGGATGACGACACTTTCGAGGTGTCGCTAATGATCGTTGGAAGCTCGGTAGCCGGGGTGAGCACGGCCCGACATCTCCGCGCAGCAGGCTTTGACGAACCCATCACGATGATCGGCGAAGAGCGCCACAAGCCATACGACAAACCACCGCTGACCAAGGCCATGCTCGCCGCCGACGGTGACGGGGCACCAACGTCTCTGGTGTCAGACGAGGACCTGGCCCGGTTCGCCATCGACTTGCGGCTAGGCACGCGCGCCACGGCGCTGGACCCCGTCCGGCGCCTCGTCACGTTCAACGCTGGACCCGAGATCGGGTACGAACACCTCGTGATCGCAACCGGCGTCACCCCGAGGAGGCTGCCGGGCATGGACGGGTTGGCTGGTGTCCACACGATTCGCACCGCCGACGATGCGTTCGACTTGCGCTCGGAGTTGGTCCGTGAGCCAAGCGTCGTCGTCATCGGTGCCGGGTTCATCGGTGCGGAGTTCGCGGCCGCAGCACACCTCCATGGGTGCCAGGTCTCGGTGGTCGAAGCGCAGAACACGCCGATGGCGAACATCGTCGGGGACGAGGTGGGGTCGCTTCTCTCCAATCTTCATGCAGTGCACGGTGTA
The sequence above is drawn from the Mycolicibacterium neoaurum VKM Ac-1815D genome and encodes:
- a CDS encoding NAD(P)/FAD-dependent oxidoreductase, which produces MIVGSSVAGVSTARHLRAAGFDEPITMIGEERHKPYDKPPLTKAMLAADGDGAPTSLVSDEDLARFAIDLRLGTRATALDPVRRLVTFNAGPEIGYEHLVIATGVTPRRLPGMDGLAGVHTIRTADDAFDLRSELVREPSVVVIGAGFIGAEFAAAAHLHGCQVSVVEAQNTPMANIVGDEVGSLLSNLHAVHGVHLITGATVSRFEGQDRVTAVVLEDGRTIPADLVVVGIGAAPATDWLATSGLPIANGVECDDQLRVVGFPGIYAAGDVACRPHPHYDGSVRIEHWTSATEHGEVVAASIMQQPIRPPAIPYVWSDQYGHRIQIIGRPSAGTLATLSGDACNRLAAFYGDASGVLVGAVVVDDPRLMLRSRKAIASRAPVNDLTA
- a CDS encoding IclR family transcriptional regulator, whose protein sequence is MDYSTTTMHPSVHDSPSILSKAFELLRAFNQTARVMTLSELARASDLPKSTVHRLLARLIELDVVEQSGHGYRLGVSLLKLSATTPVAGLRELAAPHLSALLNYTRHPVRLGILRGLDVVCVEKLSPRGPAAEPSEIGSRWPATCTALGKALLAHDDPEQLRARLSLGLPRMTPRSVSDVDDLLVQLRRTRANGLAYADGEARLGVACIAAPILVHPGSPRVVAALSVSFPSGTADFAKIEGAVRHSAGRLSADAATNIVSRERWLPVSPEE